One part of the Ralstonia pickettii genome encodes these proteins:
- a CDS encoding MFS transporter has protein sequence MEMLANDKAPPDGVGSIEPPTVSNRQVLGAVTASCMGWALDLFDLFILLFVAPVIGKLFFPSEHAMLSLAAVYASFAVTLLMRPLGSAIFGSYADQRGRKGAMVVAVTGVGMSTAAFGLLPTVGQVGLFAPALFILLRLIQGVFVGGVVASTHTIGTESVPPSWRGAVSGLVGGGGAGIGALLASITYMTVTMLFPGDAFETWGWRCMFFAGIVSSVLGLVIFNSLEESPLWKQLQATKTHAKLEAHPIRTLFSQEYRGILLVNILLTIGGGSAYYLTSGYLPTFLKVVMKVPAGESAALLMVSSLAVIVASVAAGHLSSLVGRKRSFLLIGATALVLLPLLYQWLPAASTMTARFVYTASLSMLGCAGFAPILIFLNERFPTSIRASGTGLSWNIGFAIGGMMPTLASLIARTPADLPHVLGVTIGAVTLLYLAGALIVPETTGRLGDS, from the coding sequence ATGGAAATGCTAGCTAACGATAAAGCGCCGCCCGATGGCGTGGGGAGCATCGAACCACCGACTGTGAGCAACCGGCAGGTGCTGGGGGCAGTCACGGCTTCATGCATGGGATGGGCACTCGATCTGTTCGACCTGTTCATCCTGCTGTTCGTAGCGCCGGTGATTGGCAAACTCTTCTTCCCGTCCGAGCATGCCATGCTGTCGCTGGCAGCGGTCTATGCATCGTTTGCGGTAACGTTACTGATGCGACCGCTAGGGTCGGCAATCTTCGGTTCCTATGCGGACCAGCGAGGGCGCAAGGGCGCAATGGTGGTGGCCGTAACCGGCGTCGGCATGTCGACGGCTGCCTTTGGGCTACTGCCGACGGTCGGCCAGGTCGGCCTTTTTGCTCCGGCACTGTTTATCTTGCTACGGCTGATACAGGGGGTCTTCGTTGGCGGCGTGGTGGCGTCGACGCACACCATTGGCACGGAGTCTGTCCCGCCTTCGTGGCGCGGCGCGGTGTCCGGGCTGGTGGGCGGTGGCGGTGCAGGCATCGGCGCACTGCTGGCATCAATCACGTATATGACTGTCACCATGCTGTTTCCCGGCGACGCTTTTGAGACCTGGGGGTGGCGCTGCATGTTCTTTGCCGGCATCGTCAGCTCTGTGCTCGGGCTAGTCATTTTCAACTCGCTGGAAGAGTCTCCACTGTGGAAACAACTCCAGGCTACCAAGACACACGCGAAACTTGAGGCACATCCGATACGGACGCTCTTCTCACAGGAGTATCGCGGAATCCTGCTGGTCAACATACTGCTGACCATAGGCGGCGGCAGTGCTTACTATTTGACGTCCGGCTATCTACCGACATTCCTGAAGGTCGTGATGAAAGTCCCGGCCGGAGAGTCCGCCGCATTGCTCATGGTCAGCAGTCTGGCCGTGATCGTTGCCTCGGTAGCGGCCGGCCACCTCAGCTCGCTGGTAGGGCGCAAGCGCTCGTTCCTGCTGATTGGCGCGACCGCACTGGTACTCCTGCCTCTGCTCTACCAATGGTTACCCGCCGCCTCGACCATGACGGCGAGGTTCGTTTATACCGCCTCGCTCAGCATGCTGGGATGCGCAGGATTTGCTCCGATCCTAATCTTCCTGAACGAGCGATTTCCCACAAGCATTCGTGCCTCTGGAACAGGACTCTCGTGGAATATCGGTTTCGCAATCGGCGGCATGATGCCGACACTGGCATCGCTGATCGCGCGAACACCAGCAGATCTTCCGCATGTTCTTGGCGTCACCATCGGCGCAGTGACATTGCTGTATCTGGCCGGCGCACTCATCGTGCCAGAGACCACCGGTCGGCTTGGTGACAGCTAG